The Epilithonimonas zeae genome contains a region encoding:
- a CDS encoding DUF11 domain-containing protein has protein sequence MTQKIFNFLNRRRFFCCLIFLTANFLFAEGSKNLYPSGAAGGRAYLYSNTYNGTTGSTMASWPFKTAGAHYAYIKAGEVIHAASSAQGIGNGRIILTAPDGSVYTSANNTTGQISTRTAELAGPRLLAQAAGSNRYLTFNRTAAANQAGIWKIEFTPTGDVNSSATPSVTSIAADASWTQDTNSELIAAWDVSVESSGFWITGRTYSNVVNLHISNAQSGFYGQIYALTKDGYIYRVNNNGNNGVGFTFFVNNRGFISNNSSTYKSMDFSSGIASYVQSPIVADTSSDITHKIFYSQPSSDLPVSASGSVPGNTTWLRTSVIEPTVLNVSLVGSETTPGQVSSVKGGYVRFNAAVQGSYTITIESASIPATFTTRTLTGIAAAGNNNVFWDGKDGNNNNLPQGNQPIRLKVQLRGAEVHFPFIDMEINPNGMVLELLNGTDTTSERYRVYWDDSDITRTTTNNQGKGSTPANASVAGSLSGPTGTGGHMWGQQTNSTSPLTSANLGNGFGNEKSIDTWSYIKGPIAQSETSVIVKTADLQVTAVTADKTTLAIADQITYTVKVKNNGPSDVENAPFTFTVPSGFDPQSLTFTGNNCGTQAIAVSYNAITHTYSSQLTLPNGCEITYTFTMLVSSAATAGAVQVQATILRPNDVTDPDATNNTPGVPPTNAQYECANNGLGGICNNILNHNTVTFTPGEICTEPVNGNTFQWSISDSPDPYVTQNIVQPPSNYGFVFDIYELDNSFNLNINGTLIAAQELQFQSSGTSGINVRFADGSQYEINTTHNGTAADIWQMRGNPANPLIRISISPAGVISLYGSKASYGPLQPLVLTNGNTFNTITWNHTGTNNITVTQNVVGLTIMNGYGYGLNITPCACYRPAVVTGNGPDTKVGITLLKRAGGDAPGNWPMARKSGHIALESNNRGFVITRLSTIDIQGQSSPTTIAPKIVNPQEGMMVYDTTVKCLKIYHDGIWSCFNRQACP, from the coding sequence ATGACGCAAAAAATTTTTAACTTTCTCAACAGAAGGAGGTTCTTCTGCTGTTTAATCTTTCTTACAGCTAATTTTCTTTTTGCTGAAGGGTCAAAAAATCTTTATCCCAGCGGCGCTGCTGGCGGTCGGGCTTACCTGTATAGTAATACTTATAATGGTACCACTGGTTCTACAATGGCTTCATGGCCGTTTAAAACAGCAGGAGCGCATTATGCTTATATTAAGGCGGGTGAAGTTATCCACGCAGCCTCAAGTGCTCAAGGCATAGGCAATGGCAGAATTATTCTTACAGCTCCGGATGGCTCTGTGTACACTTCCGCTAACAATACCACGGGACAGATAAGCACCAGAACCGCAGAATTGGCAGGACCAAGACTTCTGGCACAGGCAGCAGGTTCGAATCGATACTTAACTTTTAACAGAACAGCAGCAGCGAACCAGGCTGGTATATGGAAAATCGAATTTACGCCCACAGGTGACGTCAACTCTTCTGCTACACCATCAGTTACCAGTATTGCTGCAGATGCGTCGTGGACGCAGGACACAAACTCAGAACTAATTGCAGCCTGGGATGTCTCAGTAGAATCTTCGGGTTTCTGGATAACAGGTCGGACTTACTCCAATGTAGTAAATCTGCATATCAGCAATGCTCAAAGTGGATTTTACGGGCAGATTTATGCGTTAACAAAAGATGGCTATATCTACAGAGTCAATAATAATGGTAATAATGGGGTCGGCTTCACATTTTTTGTAAACAACAGAGGTTTTATTTCAAATAACAGTTCTACTTATAAAAGTATGGACTTTTCAAGCGGTATTGCATCTTATGTGCAATCCCCTATTGTTGCAGATACTTCTTCTGACATTACCCATAAGATATTTTACAGCCAGCCGTCCTCGGATCTGCCTGTATCAGCAAGTGGTAGTGTACCCGGAAACACAACCTGGCTGAGAACAAGCGTCATTGAACCTACAGTTCTTAATGTGAGTCTGGTCGGTTCTGAAACAACACCGGGACAGGTCAGCAGTGTTAAGGGTGGCTATGTTAGATTTAACGCCGCAGTTCAGGGTTCTTATACTATTACGATAGAAAGTGCTTCAATACCAGCGACTTTTACAACACGGACTCTAACTGGAATCGCTGCCGCAGGCAATAACAATGTATTCTGGGATGGAAAAGACGGCAATAACAATAATCTTCCGCAGGGTAACCAGCCAATCAGGCTTAAAGTTCAATTGCGTGGTGCAGAAGTGCATTTTCCATTTATTGATATGGAAATAAATCCCAACGGTATGGTGTTGGAACTTTTAAATGGTACCGACACTACCAGCGAACGTTACCGCGTATATTGGGATGATAGTGATATAACGAGGACTACCACCAATAATCAGGGAAAAGGATCTACACCCGCTAACGCCAGCGTTGCCGGTTCTCTTAGTGGTCCTACCGGTACGGGTGGACATATGTGGGGACAGCAGACTAACAGCACAAGCCCTCTGACTTCAGCCAATCTTGGAAATGGATTTGGTAATGAGAAATCAATCGATACGTGGTCTTATATTAAGGGACCGATTGCCCAATCAGAAACTTCGGTCATTGTTAAGACTGCAGATCTTCAGGTTACGGCAGTTACCGCAGATAAAACAACACTGGCAATAGCTGACCAGATTACTTATACAGTGAAAGTAAAAAATAATGGTCCTAGTGATGTTGAAAATGCACCATTCACTTTTACAGTGCCGTCAGGTTTCGATCCGCAGTCTTTAACATTTACCGGTAACAACTGTGGCACTCAAGCAATTGCTGTCAGCTACAATGCGATAACACACACCTATTCTTCTCAGCTTACTCTGCCCAACGGATGTGAAATTACATACACCTTTACAATGCTTGTGAGCAGCGCTGCAACTGCTGGTGCGGTACAGGTTCAGGCTACGATACTAAGACCAAACGATGTTACAGATCCTGATGCTACCAATAATACGCCAGGAGTGCCTCCTACTAATGCCCAATACGAGTGTGCCAATAATGGGCTTGGTGGCATATGTAATAATATTTTAAACCATAATACTGTAACATTTACACCAGGTGAAATCTGTACAGAACCTGTCAATGGGAATACCTTCCAATGGAGTATTTCTGACTCTCCAGACCCTTATGTTACTCAGAATATTGTGCAACCACCTTCTAACTACGGATTTGTCTTCGACATTTACGAACTGGATAATTCATTCAATCTAAATATCAATGGTACTTTGATAGCTGCACAAGAACTTCAGTTCCAGTCATCAGGTACTTCAGGTATCAATGTACGTTTTGCCGATGGATCTCAATATGAAATCAACACTACACACAATGGAACAGCTGCCGACATATGGCAGATGCGGGGAAATCCAGCTAATCCACTCATTCGTATCTCTATTAGCCCTGCTGGAGTTATTTCCTTGTACGGGAGTAAAGCTTCATATGGACCTCTTCAGCCATTAGTGCTTACCAATGGTAATACATTTAATACAATCACATGGAACCATACCGGGACTAATAATATTACTGTCACTCAAAACGTTGTTGGCCTGACTATTATGAATGGTTACGGTTATGGTCTTAATATTACACCTTGCGCATGCTATCGGCCAGCTGTAGTGACAGGCAATGGTCCGGATACTAAGGTTGGCATCACACTTTTGAAAAGGGCTGGTGGTGATGCTCCCGGAAACTGGCCAATGGCAAGAAAATCAGGACATATAGCCTTGGAATCTAATAACCGAGGCTTTGTGATAACACGCCTTTCAACGATAGACATTCAAGGACAAAGCAGCCCCACAACCATCGCGCCTAAAATCGTAAACCCGCAGGAAGGTATGATGGTTTATGATACAACTGTTAAATGTCTGAAAATTTACCATGATGGTATATGGAGCTGTTTTAACAGACAAGCTTGTCCATAA
- a CDS encoding NAD(P)H-dependent oxidoreductase, with protein sequence MSCFIYPIWWTEMAAVMKGFIDRVFSYGYDQGVQKGLLKGKLTTVINTHGKSKAEYEDIGMDKASFSY encoded by the coding sequence ATGTCTTGTTTTATCTATCCCATCTGGTGGACGGAAATGGCAGCTGTAATGAAAGGATTTATCGACCGCGTCTTTAGCTATGGTTATGACCAAGGTGTACAAAAAGGCTTACTTAAAGGTAAGCTGACAACTGTTATCAATACGCACGGAAAATCAAAAGCAGAGTATGAGGATATTGGAATGGATAAAGCGTCATTTTCTTACTGA
- a CDS encoding TonB-dependent receptor, with amino-acid sequence MNKLKYIAVLAFLGTVGVSELGAQIKEEQLILNRKREPEVKKIEKKKTSIVQEKNYPPDNKKKEDSLNLKYDIVNVPPVSDFKTTEIQGEDISPKFSNDYQFNYFRLGYGNYGKFLADANVSGKVQDNVEVGADIHYLSTSGLKKDYDWDSKSSQAKIGAFANIYTEKGKFNIDANYAFNNYNYYGIYALTPPNNDIDIEQKVNKFSVNGYYDHYSNDILNNVRVKSYFLSDHFGASENYANAELNLSKHDFAVTDGITANGDLGINLETVNSKFDILNKNTNNQFNLTLSPKVTFYKGDSYLLIGSDFSFLNSKNSSNVTEESKNNKFYWFPKAEVLVAAADEFKFYGGIDGGLKLNTYGNLLDENPFLISDLVLTPTETKYHFYFGLKGDVDQTFKYDVNAGFSKVNNAQFFYNNNLFDTNITADRQGYDYANTFSSIYDNGTLMEVKGDLQAFPMENLTVDAGLHFMKYKLDNLDEVYYKPLFQFNLGAKYTMLEKKLNLGFKAYFVTDRTSNTYEISNIAAIPNYTTIENKNEKVGGYADLNLSAEYKIHKNFSIFALGNNLLNTKYQNYLGYKVLGAQFLGGVKITF; translated from the coding sequence ATGAACAAACTAAAATATATCGCCGTTTTGGCATTTTTGGGAACAGTCGGGGTCTCAGAATTGGGCGCTCAAATCAAAGAAGAGCAATTGATTCTTAATAGAAAAAGAGAACCGGAAGTCAAGAAGATCGAGAAGAAGAAAACATCTATTGTTCAGGAAAAAAACTATCCGCCGGATAACAAGAAAAAAGAAGATTCGCTCAATCTGAAATATGATATAGTGAATGTACCTCCAGTTTCTGATTTCAAAACGACAGAAATTCAAGGCGAAGATATATCTCCGAAATTCTCCAATGATTATCAATTTAATTATTTCAGATTAGGTTATGGGAATTATGGAAAATTTCTGGCAGATGCTAATGTTTCCGGAAAAGTTCAGGACAATGTGGAAGTAGGAGCGGATATTCATTATTTGTCGACTAGCGGATTGAAGAAAGACTATGATTGGGATTCCAAAAGTAGTCAGGCAAAAATCGGCGCTTTTGCCAATATTTATACTGAAAAAGGAAAGTTCAATATTGATGCAAATTATGCTTTCAATAATTATAATTACTACGGAATTTATGCTTTAACGCCACCAAATAATGATATTGATATAGAGCAGAAAGTCAACAAATTTAGTGTGAATGGTTATTACGACCATTATTCCAATGATATTCTGAATAACGTTCGTGTGAAATCTTACTTTTTGAGCGACCATTTCGGTGCTAGTGAAAATTACGCCAATGCAGAATTGAATTTATCAAAGCACGATTTTGCGGTAACCGACGGAATAACAGCGAATGGAGATTTGGGAATCAATCTGGAAACGGTCAATTCTAAATTTGATATCCTGAATAAAAACACTAATAATCAATTCAATCTTACGTTGTCGCCAAAGGTTACTTTTTACAAAGGCGATTCCTATTTATTGATTGGTTCGGACTTCAGTTTTCTTAATTCTAAAAATTCAAGCAATGTAACCGAAGAATCAAAGAATAACAAATTCTATTGGTTTCCAAAAGCAGAAGTTTTGGTTGCTGCTGCGGATGAATTCAAATTCTATGGAGGAATTGATGGAGGTTTGAAACTGAATACTTATGGTAATCTTCTGGACGAAAATCCATTTTTGATTTCTGATTTGGTTTTAACACCAACTGAAACCAAATATCATTTCTATTTCGGTTTGAAAGGTGATGTTGACCAGACTTTCAAATATGATGTTAATGCAGGATTCAGCAAAGTGAATAACGCTCAGTTTTTCTATAATAATAATCTGTTTGATACTAATATTACTGCCGACAGACAAGGCTACGATTATGCGAATACTTTTAGTTCAATCTATGATAATGGAACTTTGATGGAAGTGAAGGGCGATTTGCAGGCATTTCCAATGGAAAACCTGACCGTTGATGCTGGTTTGCACTTCATGAAATATAAGCTGGACAATCTGGATGAAGTCTATTACAAGCCATTATTCCAATTTAATCTTGGCGCCAAATATACAATGCTTGAAAAGAAACTAAATCTTGGTTTCAAAGCGTATTTTGTAACAGACAGAACTTCAAATACTTATGAGATAAGCAATATTGCTGCAATTCCAAATTATACAACAATTGAGAACAAAAACGAAAAAGTTGGAGGTTATGCAGATTTAAACTTATCCGCAGAGTACAAAATTCACAAAAATTTCAGTATTTTCGCACTCGGAAATAATCTTCTGAATACCAAATACCAGAATTATCTGGGCTACAAAGTTTTGGGAGCACAGTTTTTGGGAGGCGTGAAGATTACTTTCTAA
- a CDS encoding tetratricopeptide repeat protein encodes MNSKKVILASMLSLYGISEAQQSRYFTQKEDYHFGLAENLYNTKVYNASQYEYSNQYFYNKSLSNSRKEASLFFSNVIGVILQQQYAEEGLNAFIKEYPKSAYFAQANGPLADYYLAKKDFEKALETLQKVNQYQLSKEENTQHIMKLGYAKFMTGDSAGAIEALEESFKSADETSKPAISYMLGHLYYADKQNDNAFVYFDQIKNNEEYAHLVKPYYVQMYYNQKNYDLAISEGNEILNNGKTTAYDTEIHKIVGESYFMKGDYQSAYPHLKLFLDKEQTPSETDLYEMGFVSSQVGKNAEAVGYYNQLINSNSPLAQNAYYQLGNAYLQNNQKQEALSAYRNASQMNYDAKVQQLALEQYAKLGYELGNPFENSSKVIQRYLDKYPNSKTQEMRSLLVKSYLYSGDYKATLEALSKLNPKTDETKKIEQEVSYLLGSEEFNKGNFDQAESYFLRSLQYKLNKDYYKKAKYWLGQTYYQKTDYKSAIAVYKELENETAENFPEREQLDYDLGYAYFKSKDFATAQEYFKEYLRFPKQEFKADAELRLADTYYANNQLNEALEIYNKTENASDYTLYQKALALGFKGDTVAKISELKTLISKYPNSEYVDDASYEIASAYAQNDDFTQSNAYFDKVIKSSPDKDLVANSQIYRAQNLIDLNQNENAISEFRQLANQYKNTAYADKIVAAAKPAFVKNGDVAGYEQFAKGLNVNVSGTEISEINLNLAQDSFSKKDYTKAVSYYEKYLDQSPSGDNLFKAQYELGESYYQLKQTDKALLPLQNVADFQNDYQQEAQVRLAQIYLAQDKVADAKKYLEQNANSTNVTIKNFASVELMKIYADEKNFAEAEKYANAVIANTKNSATTLEQAKVIKARSLMQQGKDKDAQTAYSTLEKSSNTEVAAEALYAKAFYQNKGKAFKSSNETIFKLANNYASEEYWGAKALVLMAKNYLALKDNYQASYTVDEIINNYGDFPEIVAEAKEVKAQIKK; translated from the coding sequence ATGAATTCAAAAAAAGTAATACTGGCTTCAATGTTATCGCTTTACGGGATTTCTGAGGCGCAACAATCTCGATATTTTACTCAAAAAGAAGACTATCATTTTGGTTTGGCAGAGAATCTCTACAACACCAAAGTTTACAATGCTTCCCAATACGAATATTCCAACCAATATTTTTATAATAAAAGCCTTAGTAATTCCAGAAAAGAGGCATCCTTGTTTTTCAGCAATGTGATTGGTGTGATTCTGCAACAGCAATATGCAGAAGAAGGTCTGAATGCTTTTATTAAGGAATATCCAAAGTCTGCATATTTTGCTCAGGCCAACGGACCTTTGGCAGATTATTATTTGGCTAAAAAAGATTTCGAGAAAGCGTTGGAAACTTTGCAAAAGGTCAATCAATATCAACTGAGCAAAGAAGAAAATACGCAGCATATTATGAAGCTAGGTTATGCTAAGTTTATGACCGGAGATTCTGCCGGAGCGATTGAAGCATTAGAAGAATCCTTCAAATCTGCAGATGAAACCAGCAAACCTGCAATTTCGTATATGTTAGGTCATCTTTATTATGCTGACAAACAAAATGATAATGCTTTTGTTTACTTCGACCAAATCAAGAATAATGAGGAATATGCACATCTTGTGAAGCCTTATTATGTTCAGATGTATTACAATCAGAAGAATTATGATTTGGCAATCTCCGAAGGAAATGAAATCTTGAACAATGGAAAAACCACAGCTTACGATACGGAAATCCATAAGATAGTAGGAGAGAGCTACTTTATGAAAGGCGATTATCAGTCGGCTTATCCGCATCTGAAATTATTCCTTGACAAAGAGCAAACACCATCAGAAACTGACCTTTACGAAATGGGATTTGTTTCTTCTCAAGTGGGGAAAAATGCCGAAGCAGTTGGTTATTACAATCAATTGATTAACAGCAATTCTCCGTTGGCGCAAAACGCATATTATCAGCTTGGAAATGCTTATTTGCAAAATAATCAAAAACAAGAAGCACTTTCGGCTTATCGTAACGCATCTCAGATGAATTATGATGCCAAGGTTCAACAATTGGCTTTGGAGCAATATGCAAAATTGGGTTATGAATTGGGAAATCCATTTGAGAATTCTTCAAAAGTGATTCAGAGATATTTGGATAAATATCCGAATTCTAAAACTCAGGAAATGAGGTCGCTTTTGGTTAAATCTTATTTATACTCAGGAGATTATAAAGCGACTTTGGAGGCACTTTCAAAACTGAATCCAAAAACTGACGAAACAAAAAAAATAGAGCAGGAAGTTTCTTATCTTTTAGGTTCTGAGGAATTTAACAAAGGGAATTTTGACCAGGCTGAATCTTATTTTCTAAGAAGTCTTCAATACAAACTCAACAAAGATTATTACAAAAAAGCCAAATATTGGTTAGGGCAGACTTATTATCAAAAAACCGATTACAAATCTGCAATTGCTGTTTACAAAGAATTAGAAAATGAAACCGCAGAGAATTTTCCTGAACGTGAACAGTTGGATTATGATTTAGGTTACGCTTATTTCAAGTCTAAGGATTTTGCCACTGCTCAGGAATATTTCAAAGAATATCTGAGATTCCCGAAACAGGAATTCAAAGCAGATGCGGAATTGCGTTTGGCTGACACTTACTACGCTAATAATCAGTTGAATGAAGCTTTAGAGATTTATAACAAAACCGAAAATGCCAGTGATTATACGTTGTATCAGAAAGCTTTGGCTTTAGGTTTCAAAGGCGATACGGTGGCGAAGATTTCCGAGCTTAAAACTTTGATTTCAAAATACCCGAATTCAGAATATGTGGATGATGCAAGTTACGAGATTGCGTCTGCTTATGCTCAGAATGATGATTTCACTCAATCTAATGCTTACTTTGATAAAGTCATCAAATCCAGTCCCGATAAGGATTTGGTCGCGAATTCCCAGATTTACAGAGCTCAGAATCTGATTGACTTGAATCAGAATGAAAATGCGATTTCGGAATTCAGACAATTGGCGAATCAGTATAAAAACACAGCTTACGCAGACAAAATTGTTGCTGCTGCAAAACCTGCTTTTGTGAAAAACGGTGATGTTGCAGGTTACGAACAATTTGCAAAAGGTCTCAATGTTAATGTTTCCGGAACAGAAATCAGTGAAATCAATCTGAATCTGGCGCAAGACAGTTTCTCGAAAAAAGATTACACAAAAGCGGTTTCTTATTATGAAAAATATCTTGACCAAAGTCCAAGCGGAGACAATCTTTTCAAAGCGCAATACGAGTTGGGAGAAAGTTATTATCAATTAAAACAAACTGATAAAGCGCTGCTTCCGTTACAAAATGTGGCAGATTTCCAAAACGATTATCAGCAGGAAGCGCAGGTTAGATTAGCTCAGATTTATCTCGCTCAAGATAAAGTGGCTGATGCAAAAAAATATCTGGAACAAAATGCCAATTCAACCAACGTTACAATTAAAAACTTCGCTTCAGTTGAATTGATGAAAATCTATGCCGACGAAAAGAACTTTGCTGAAGCTGAAAAATATGCGAATGCTGTAATTGCCAATACAAAAAATTCTGCTACAACTTTGGAACAGGCCAAAGTCATCAAAGCAAGAAGTCTTATGCAGCAAGGAAAAGATAAGGATGCACAAACGGCTTACTCGACTTTGGAGAAGTCTTCCAACACAGAAGTTGCGGCGGAAGCTTTATACGCAAAAGCTTTCTATCAGAACAAAGGAAAAGCTTTCAAATCTTCCAATGAGACTATTTTCAAATTGGCCAATAATTACGCTTCGGAAGAATATTGGGGTGCAAAAGCTTTGGTCCTGATGGCTAAAAATTATCTGGCGCTGAAAGATAATTACCAGGCTAGTTATACGGTGGATGAAATCATTAACAACTATGGCGATTTCCCGGAAATTGTGGCAGAAGCGAAGGAAGTGAAAGCGCAAATCAAGAAGTAA
- a CDS encoding APC family permease yields MGSLFRRKHYAENADSGQLNRVLGTWDIVFFGIAAIIGAGSFSSLGEAIFRGGPGVIILYLICGFACAFTALCYAEFASRIPTAGSAYTYAYASFGELIAWVIGWALIMEYSFGNIYVAFSWSDYFTSFMERIGVHIPDYFTCSYTEAKKAVLNNSNNAELINAWKSAPIIGNLKIIVDIPALVINGLITWLCYQGIKESKNFNNFFVILKLFVILLVIAVGVAYVNTGNWFPTNSVTSEPSFMPNGFAGVMSAVSGVFFAYIGFDAISVLSEETKNPQKDLPKGMLISLGLCTVIYIILTLTLTGLVDYRKFDGIGDPLSFVFDKSNLNLPWMEFIVSLIAIVAITTVLLVFQMGQPRIWMAMSRDGLLPKKFQQVHSKNKIPSFATIITGIVVGVPILFTDKTFILDFTSIGTIFAFVLVCGGVLMLPPKEKIKGRFHLPYINGRLFFPLIFIGGLIFFYFYQPEFFHKLTNISDPNEGEFRLAIIIFIIVNLILCGLAFVKNLSLIPLIGLSSCLYLLTGMSHENWFWFGLWFAIGLIIYFLYGYKNSKLNQTKNAFSE; encoded by the coding sequence ATGGGTTCACTTTTCAGAAGAAAACACTACGCAGAGAATGCAGATTCCGGACAGCTTAATAGAGTTCTTGGAACCTGGGATATTGTATTTTTTGGGATCGCTGCTATTATTGGAGCGGGAAGTTTCAGCAGTTTAGGAGAAGCTATCTTCCGCGGCGGTCCGGGCGTTATTATTTTATATCTGATCTGTGGATTTGCCTGTGCTTTCACTGCTCTTTGCTATGCCGAGTTCGCAAGCCGAATTCCAACTGCAGGAAGTGCCTATACTTATGCCTACGCCAGTTTTGGGGAATTAATCGCCTGGGTAATTGGCTGGGCTTTGATCATGGAATATTCTTTCGGGAATATCTATGTTGCATTTTCCTGGTCAGATTATTTTACCAGTTTTATGGAAAGAATCGGAGTTCATATTCCTGATTATTTTACTTGTAGTTATACAGAAGCTAAAAAAGCGGTTCTCAACAATTCGAATAATGCTGAATTGATTAATGCTTGGAAATCTGCTCCAATTATTGGAAATTTAAAAATCATTGTTGATATTCCTGCTTTGGTAATCAATGGATTGATTACCTGGCTTTGCTATCAGGGCATCAAGGAAAGTAAGAACTTCAATAACTTTTTTGTAATTCTGAAGTTGTTCGTGATTCTTCTCGTAATTGCTGTTGGCGTAGCTTATGTGAATACCGGAAACTGGTTTCCGACGAATTCTGTGACTTCAGAGCCCTCTTTTATGCCGAATGGATTTGCAGGTGTCATGTCTGCTGTTTCAGGTGTTTTCTTTGCCTATATCGGTTTTGATGCGATTTCTGTTTTGTCAGAAGAAACCAAAAACCCTCAAAAAGACCTTCCAAAAGGAATGCTGATTTCTCTTGGACTTTGTACGGTTATTTATATTATTCTGACTTTAACTTTAACAGGATTAGTAGATTACAGAAAATTTGACGGAATCGGGGATCCATTATCTTTTGTATTTGATAAATCGAATCTCAATCTTCCTTGGATGGAGTTCATTGTATCATTAATTGCAATTGTTGCAATTACTACGGTACTTTTGGTTTTCCAAATGGGACAACCTAGAATATGGATGGCAATGTCGAGAGATGGACTTTTACCAAAGAAGTTTCAGCAAGTACACAGCAAAAACAAAATTCCTTCTTTTGCAACCATTATTACGGGGATTGTTGTAGGTGTTCCAATTCTATTCACGGATAAAACTTTCATTCTCGATTTTACAAGTATCGGAACTATTTTCGCTTTCGTTTTGGTTTGTGGTGGCGTTTTGATGTTACCTCCAAAAGAAAAGATCAAAGGTAGATTCCATTTACCTTATATTAATGGTAGGTTATTTTTTCCATTAATTTTCATTGGCGGATTGATATTTTTCTATTTCTACCAGCCAGAATTCTTCCACAAATTAACTAATATCAGCGACCCGAATGAAGGCGAATTCCGTTTGGCGATTATCATTTTCATTATAGTTAATCTCATTTTATGTGGATTGGCTTTCGTTAAAAATCTTTCATTGATTCCTTTAATTGGTCTTAGTTCTTGTCTTTATTTATTAACCGGAATGAGCCACGAAAATTGGTTCTGGTTTGGACTATGGTTTGCTATAGGTTTGATAATTTATTTCCTTTATGGATATAAAAACAGCAAACTAAATCAAACCAAAAATGCATTTTCAGAATAG
- a CDS encoding DUF962 domain-containing protein: MHFQNRIKTYKEFYQFYLTKHIKPLTKAFHFLGILLVFAVIFYVIQSGEERFLWYCPIFGFGFAWFSQTIFEKNLPSIIRYLIWSLASDSRLFFEILTGNKYLKTKK; encoded by the coding sequence ATGCATTTTCAGAATAGAATTAAAACCTATAAAGAGTTTTATCAATTTTATCTTACAAAACACATTAAACCGCTGACTAAGGCATTCCATTTCCTTGGAATTCTATTAGTTTTTGCGGTTATTTTTTATGTTATCCAATCTGGAGAAGAACGGTTTCTTTGGTATTGTCCGATTTTCGGATTTGGCTTTGCTTGGTTCAGTCAAACTATATTTGAGAAGAATTTGCCTTCGATAATCAGATATCTGATTTGGTCTTTAGCTTCAGATTCCAGACTATTTTTTGAAATCTTAACAGGAAACAAATATTTAAAAACTAAGAAATAA